Genomic window (Kosakonia sp. BYX6):
CGCCGAACGCCAGGACGAAGTGATGGGCGAGATCCAACGGTTGCCGGGCAGTTTACGTCCTCTTTTTACCGAACTAGCAGACGCACAGCGCGAAACCCTTGCCGCACTCAACGAAAATGCAGCGCAACTGGCGCAGAGTAACGTGCAAGTCGCCGCGTTACAGCGCGCGGCAAACACAAATCGCTGGTGCCTCTGTGCCTGTATTGCGCTGAACATTGTGCTCGCCATTGCGGTTTTCACTGCTTCTCACGGATGGCCGCAATAAACGCTTTCAGGGCTGCCGGCACCTGGCGGTGGCTGGAATAGTACAAACAGAGCCTGGCGTTCGGCGGGCTCCACGCTTCAAGAACCTGCACCACTTGCCCGTCGGCAAGGGCGCTTTGGGCGTAAGGTTCCGGCACAAACGCAATGCCTAATCCCTTTACCACCGCTTCAACCATCAACGCGCTGTTATTCAGGCACAAATTGCCGGGCACATTCAGCGTCAGCGGCTTGCCGTTTTGCATAAACTCCCAGCGGTAACGTTTGCCGCTCGGCAGACGCTGCGCGATACAGCGGTGATGCTGCAAATCATTCGGGTGCCGTGGTTCGCCAGCTTCGGCGAGATAGTGCGGGGAAGCGATAGCGATAAAACGGATCATTTCGCCAAACGGCACGGCAATCATATCGCGCGGCACGGATTCCACCAGACGCACCCCGGCGTCAAACCCTTCGGCAACGATATCCACCAGGCGGCCTTCTGTGACCAGATCCAGCACCACCTGCGGGTGCGCTTGCAAAAAATCGTCCACCACATGTTGTAACAGCCAGCAGGCTCCGCCTTCATTGGCATTGATGCGCAGCGTCCCGTGTAACTCCTGCGGGCGAAAGCGAGTGGCATCCAGCGCATCGTCCAGTGCGTTCAGCAATGGCACGATCCGCTCCAGCAACGCGGTACCGTCTTCGCTCAGGGAAACACTGCGCGTAGTGCGGTGCAACAACCGCACGCCGAGCTGTGACTCTAGCCCGCGCATGGCATGGCTCAGCGAAGATCGCGAGACACCCAGTTCATTCGCAGCCTGTTGAAAACTGCGCTGCTGCGCAACCTGGAGAAAGGCTTTTAAGTCCGTAAGGCTGATGTTTTTCATTGTTGAAATTTTTTCACCGCTTCATGCCGATTGGTGAGTCTTATCATAGCAGCGCACTCTGCTTAAGCTATGGGTTCACTTGAAGCAAGAGGAGAGAACATGATGATGACCTGGCTGATTACCGGAGCCTCTTCCGGGCTTGGACGGTTAATGACCGAAAAATTACTGGCGCGCGGCGACCGTGTTGTCGCCTGTATGCGCCGCCCTGATGCGCTCAACGCGTTGCAGGAGCAATATGCCGAACGGCTGTTGATTTGCTGTTTTGATATGACCGACACGCAGGCGATGCGCCGCGAACTGGACAATGCATTTCAGGCCTGCGGCAAAATCGATCGCGTGGTGAGCAATGCCGGTTACGGTTTGTTTGGCGCGGCGGAAGAGGTCAGCGACGCGCAGATCGACCGGCAAATCGCCACCAACCTTACTGGTTCGATTCAACTGATACGCGCGGTGCTGCCGTGGCTGCGCAAGCAAGGCAGCGGGCGCATTGTGCAAATTTCGTCCGAAGGCGGGCAAGTGGCGTACCCGAATTTTAGCCTTTATCACGCCAGTAAATGGGGGATTGAAGGCTTTCTCGAAGCCGTTGACCAGGAAGTGAAACCGTTTGGCATCGAGGTGGTGATTGCCGAACCCGGCCCGACGCAAACGGGCTTTGGCGCGGGTCTTGATCACGCGCAACCGATGGCCGTTTACGACGAAACACCAGCGGGAAAAATGCGTCAGGGAATCACCGACGGTAGCTTTGCCATTAAAGGCGATGCCGGGCGCACGGTGGAAGCAATTATCACTGCGGCGGATACGCCAACGCCGCCATTCAGAGTGCCGCTCGGCAGCACGGCGTGGGAGCATCTGGTCGCCTCCCTCGGCGGGCGGCTTGAAGAGATCAAAAACCAGCGGGAGATTGCCTGGTCGGCGGATGCGCCTTAAGCCATCGACAAAACCGGCTTAACGATCCGCCCCGGCGTGTGATAAAGCGCCAACGCCTCTGCCCAGTGCGCCAGCCCGAACAGCGCGACCTCGCTACAGCGGCTGCGGCGTAATTGTTCCCAAATGTCTAAAAATGCCTGCTGCCACGCGGCGGCGGGCATGGCATCCAGGTAGTTACGGATATGGAACCAATGCACGCGGGGAAGACGCTGTTGGATATCAAACGGCTGCCCGGAGAGCAGGCCATAACTGATAAACAACCCGCTGCGCGGCAGGGTTTGCAACAGCAATTGCGCCAGCGCGCCGCCGGTGGCGTCGTACACGATATCCGCTTTCGCGGTTGCCTTTTCAATGGCGGCGGTGTCGGTTTGCGCGAGGGGAATGACGCCCATCTCTGCCAGCCGTTGGGCATGGATCCCTGATCGATAAATTCCCGTCACGCTTTTCGCACCGTTCAACCGCGCCCACTGGGCAAGATACCCGGCGCAATCGGAACCTGCCGCGGTGACCAGCACATGTTTGCCGCGCGCCGGATAGAGTTGCAGCATCAGATGCGCAGCCAGCGGGTTGATATACGCTCTTGCCGCCAGCGCATCGTCAATATCGTCCGGGACGCGGATCGCCAGTTCTGCCGGGCAATCAACATACTGTTGCCAGGTGCCCTGGCCGCGCAGAGGAAGCACGCGCTGGCCGAGTAAATGCGCCGCGTCCGGCGTGGTTTCACTCACGATCCCCATGCCTTCATAACCGGCGACGGCGGGCAGGGTGATTCGGTGGCTGTACGCCCCGGAAACCGGGATTACATCGGAAGCATTCATCGGCGCGAGGCGCATTTTGACACGGATGTTTCCCGGTGCCAGCGCCGTCAATTCGCGGGTTTCAAGTTGCAGGGTTTCCTGGGGTTCACCAAAACTTCTGAAGACAACCGCTGTGTTATACATTATCCGCACTCCGTTAGATCATTCAGCCTGTTAAAGGATTATACCCATGCATTTCCCCGGCAAATCAATTTGTTCTCTGCTGCTGATCAGTGCGTTTACCGCCAACGCAGCAACCATCGATAGCGCCAGCCTGACGGCGATTGCCCGGTTACAGGAAGCCCGGCTTGATGCCCGCATCGGTATTGCGGTGATCGATACCGCCACGGGCAAGTCGGTAAGTTATCGCGGGGATGAGCGTTTTCCGCTGAACAGTACGCATAAAGCGCTGTTGTGCGGCGCGTTGCTGAGCAAAGTCGACAAAGGTGAACTGTCGCTGGCAGAGAAAACACAGTTCACCCGCGATGCGCTGGTGGAGTACTCGCCGGTGACCAGCCAGTTTGTTGCACCGAAAAGCATGAACTGGCAACAGTTGTGCAGCGCGGCGGTGAGCCACAGTGATAACACCGCCGCAAACCTGGTGGCGAATAAGCTGGGTGGGCCGAAGGCGGTCACGCGTTTTTGGATGGATTTGGGTGACAGTGTCACTAGAGTCGACCGCAGTGAACCACAGTTGAATAGTGCAATTCCCGCCGATCTGCGCGATACCACCTCGCCGCTTGCCGTCAGCCAGACATTACAAAAACTCGCGCTCGGTAATGTGCTGAAACCGCAATCCCGCGCATTGTTGGTGCAGTGGCTGCGCGAGGATAAGGTTGCGGATGCGCTGCTGCGCTCCGTGCTGCCTGCCGGTTGGTCGATGGGTGATAAAACCGGGGCGGGCGCGTACGGTTCGCGCTCCATTATCAGCGTTGTCTGGCCGAAAACGGGTAAGCCGATCATCGTCTCAATCTATATCACGCAAACCCAGGCGACACTTTCGCAAAGCAACGAGGCGATTGCCCGGATGGGAAAAGCCATTTTTGAGGCGACGCACTAACTCACACTGCCCCCACTGTACGCCCCATGGGTTTGCCGATTATCGACTATGATCAACTTCGTGGCATCGTGGAGAGGAAGTTGCATGACGTCGAAAGCGTTTACAAAAACATGGGGTGCGGAGTTTATTGCCGACGGCACGGTGCGTTTTCGGCTGTGGGCGACGGGTCAGGAAAATGTTTCGCTGCGGCTTGCCGGGCAGACGGTCAACATGGACCCGATCGGCGATGGCTGGTTTGATGTCACCGTAACAGGTGTCGCGCCGGGGGCGGAGTATCAGTTTGTTCTCGCGGATGGCAGAGCGGTTGCCGATCCCGCGTCGCGCGGGCAATTATCGGATGTTAACGGCCCGTCGTTAGTTGTCGACCCTGCGCGTTATGTCTGGCAAAACACGGGCTGGAAAGGCCGCCGCTGGGAAGAAGCGGTGGTGTATGAACTGCATATCGGCACGTTTACCCCGCAAGGGACGTTCCAGGCGGCGATGGAGAAGCTGCCTTATCTCGCAGAACTCGGTATCACGATGATTGAGGTGATGCCGGTGTCGCAATTTGGCGGCAATCGCGGCTG
Coding sequences:
- a CDS encoding LysR family transcriptional regulator; its protein translation is MKNISLTDLKAFLQVAQQRSFQQAANELGVSRSSLSHAMRGLESQLGVRLLHRTTRSVSLSEDGTALLERIVPLLNALDDALDATRFRPQELHGTLRINANEGGACWLLQHVVDDFLQAHPQVVLDLVTEGRLVDIVAEGFDAGVRLVESVPRDMIAVPFGEMIRFIAIASPHYLAEAGEPRHPNDLQHHRCIAQRLPSGKRYRWEFMQNGKPLTLNVPGNLCLNNSALMVEAVVKGLGIAFVPEPYAQSALADGQVVQVLEAWSPPNARLCLYYSSHRQVPAALKAFIAAIREKQ
- a CDS encoding SDR family oxidoreductase — its product is MMTWLITGASSGLGRLMTEKLLARGDRVVACMRRPDALNALQEQYAERLLICCFDMTDTQAMRRELDNAFQACGKIDRVVSNAGYGLFGAAEEVSDAQIDRQIATNLTGSIQLIRAVLPWLRKQGSGRIVQISSEGGQVAYPNFSLYHASKWGIEGFLEAVDQEVKPFGIEVVIAEPGPTQTGFGAGLDHAQPMAVYDETPAGKMRQGITDGSFAIKGDAGRTVEAIITAADTPTPPFRVPLGSTAWEHLVASLGGRLEEIKNQREIAWSADAP
- a CDS encoding zinc-dependent alcohol dehydrogenase family protein translates to MYNTAVVFRSFGEPQETLQLETRELTALAPGNIRVKMRLAPMNASDVIPVSGAYSHRITLPAVAGYEGMGIVSETTPDAAHLLGQRVLPLRGQGTWQQYVDCPAELAIRVPDDIDDALAARAYINPLAAHLMLQLYPARGKHVLVTAAGSDCAGYLAQWARLNGAKSVTGIYRSGIHAQRLAEMGVIPLAQTDTAAIEKATAKADIVYDATGGALAQLLLQTLPRSGLFISYGLLSGQPFDIQQRLPRVHWFHIRNYLDAMPAAAWQQAFLDIWEQLRRSRCSEVALFGLAHWAEALALYHTPGRIVKPVLSMA
- the bla gene encoding class A beta-lactamase, producing MHFPGKSICSLLLISAFTANAATIDSASLTAIARLQEARLDARIGIAVIDTATGKSVSYRGDERFPLNSTHKALLCGALLSKVDKGELSLAEKTQFTRDALVEYSPVTSQFVAPKSMNWQQLCSAAVSHSDNTAANLVANKLGGPKAVTRFWMDLGDSVTRVDRSEPQLNSAIPADLRDTTSPLAVSQTLQKLALGNVLKPQSRALLVQWLREDKVADALLRSVLPAGWSMGDKTGAGAYGSRSIISVVWPKTGKPIIVSIYITQTQATLSQSNEAIARMGKAIFEATH